A region from the Xiphias gladius isolate SHS-SW01 ecotype Sanya breed wild chromosome 20, ASM1685928v1, whole genome shotgun sequence genome encodes:
- the slc30a5 gene encoding zinc transporter 5 produces MEEKYSSNVLSGGKLGMVEVPNSRLTRYIVLLVVSKILKALGIFESYDILKVVHIVQFIFILKLGTAIILLFFQKPFSSGKVISKRQWIKLLKHAVFSCVISLLGFFGLTLCGPLRTLLLFEHSDVVVIALLGVLFTSSGGGPSKTRGAAFFIIAVICLLLFDNDDLMAKMAEHPEGHHDSALTHFLYTAIAFLGVADHKGGVVLLVVSLCLKVGFHTASRKLSVEIGGAKRLYALDNLVSAMVLLPWVIVLSATTESKVESWSSLILPFGMIIISVMILEFYVEAICNAKMETPRCARYGTIALFLSALLLANFWTHPLTDQLRSMSKPPQQVSTEHVLSGGVLVSAVFFIMSSSILSSPSKKGQKGTLVGYSPEGTPLYNFMGDALQHTSQSLPRFIKDSLKQILEEYDSRQIFYFLCLNLAFTFVELFYGVWTNSLGLISDGFHMLFDCSALVLGLFAALMTRWKATRIFSYGYGRVEILSGFINGLFLMVIAFFVFVESVTRLLDPPNINTDMLTPVSVGGLLVNLVGICAFSHAHSHGSKSCSSHDHGHSHHGHSHSEHSHGGHGHSHGGHGHSGHGHGGHGHSHGSMGGGMNANMRGVFLHVLADTLGSVGVIISTILIRQFGWLIADPICSLFIATLIFLSVIPLLKDACEVLLLRTPPEHEKDLNSALEKIEKIEGVLSYRDPHFWRHSANVIAGTIHLQIMSDVVEQRIIQQVTAILKDAGVNNLSVQVEKEAYFQHMSGLSTGFHEVLAMTQQMESMKYLKDGTCIM; encoded by the exons ATGGAGGAGAAATACAGCAGCAACGTGCTCTCGGGGGGCAAACTGGGCATGGTCGAAGTGCCCAATTCCAG GTTAACCAGGTACATAGTTTTACTGGTCGTCTCAAAGATCCTCAAGGCTCTTGGGATCTTTGAATCATATGATATCCTAAAAGTTGTTCACATTGTCCAGTTCATCTTCATACTAAAATTAGG gACTGCTAttattctgcttttctttcaaaagcCTTTCTCTTCTGGCAAAGTCATCTCAAAAAGACAG tGGATAAAGTTACTAAAGCatgctgttttcagctgtgtcaTATCTCTCCTGGGATTCTTTGGGCTAACTCTCTGTGGACCTCTaag GACATTGTTGCTTTTTGAGCACAGTGATGTGGTGGTCATTGCTCTCCTTGGTGTCCTGTTCACAAGCTCAGGAGGGGGGCCGTCCAAG ACCAGAGGCGCTGCTTTCTTCATCATCGCTGTGatctgcctcctcctctttgaCAATGATGATCTTATGGCAAAGATGGCTGAGCACC CTGAGGGACACCATGACAGCGCACTCACTCATTTCCTCTATACTGCCATTGCATTTTTAGGGGTTGCGGATCACAAA GGTGGTGTTGTGCTGCTGGTGGTCTCCCTGTGCCTGAAGGTGGGCTTCCACACAGCCTCCAGGAAATTATCAGTGGAAATTGGTGGTGCAAAACGCCTCTATGCCCTCGACAACCTGGTTTCTGCCATGGTGCTGCTGCCCTGGGTCATAGTGCTCTCAGCGACCACAGAA AGTAAAGTAGAATCATGGTCGTCCCTCATCCTGCCGTTTGGGATGATCATCATCTCCGTGATGATCCTGGAGTTTTACGTTGAGGCCATCTGCAATGCAAAGATGGAGACGCCGAGGTGTGCCCGCTATGGCACCATCGCCCTCTTCCTCAGCGCCCTGCTGCTGGCCAACTTCTGGACTCACCCACTGACGGACCAGCTGCGCTCCATGAGCAAACCACCGCAGCAGGTCAGCACGGAGCATGTGCTCTCTGGAGGAGTGCTAGTCAGTGCCGTCTTCTTTATCATGT catcCAGTATTCTCTCATCTCCATCAAAGAAAGGTCAGAAGGGCACCCTGGTGGGTTACTCACCTGAAGGGACTCCTCTGTACAACTTCATGGGCGACGCCCTGCAGCACACATCGCAGTCCCTCCCCAGGTTCATCAAAGATTCACTGAAACAAATCCTGGAGGAATACGACTCCAGACAAATCTTCTACTTCCTGTGTCTCAACCTG GCTTTCACCTTTGTGGAGCTGTTTTATGGTGTTTGGACCAACAGCCTGGGGCTGATCTCCGACGGCTTCCACATGCTGTTTGACTGCTCTGCTTTAGTCTTGGGTCTGTTTGCTGCCCTCATGACCCGCTGGAAAGCTACCAGGATCTTCTCCTATGG gtaTGGTCGTGTTGAAATACTTTCTGGATTCATCAATGGCCTGTTCCTGATGGTCATcgctttctttgtctttgttgagTCAGTCACCCGTTTGTTGGATCCTCCTaatataaacacagacatgctGACT CCCGTGTCTGTCGGAGGCCTACTGGTCAACCTGGTGGGTATCTGCGCTTTCAGTCACGCTCACTCCCATGGCAGCAAAAGCTGCTCATCACATGACCATGGCCACTCGCACCACGGCCACTCCCACAGTGAGCACAGCCACGGAGGTCACGGCCACTCTCATGGAGGACACGGGCACAGTGGTCACGGGCACGGCGGACATGGGCACTCCCACGGCTCGATGGGTGGAGGCATGAACGCTAACATGAGAG gtgtttttcttcatgtccTGGCTGATACTTTAGGCAGCGTTGGTGTGATCATCTCCACCATCCTCATTCGGCAGTTCGGCTGGTTGATCGCTGACCCTATTTGCTCGCTTTTCATCGCCACGCTCATTTTTCTCAGTGTCATCCCTCTGCTGAAGGACGCCTGTGAGGTTCTTCTTCTCCGAACTCCCCCAGAACACGAGAAGGACCTGAACAGTGCACTGGAGAAG ATCGAGAAGATTGAAGGAGTTCTGTCGTACAGAGACCCTCATTTCTGGAGACATTCAGCCAACGTGATCGCAGGGACCATCCACCTCCAGATCATGTCAGATGTGGTGGAGCAGAGGATCATACAGCAG GTGACGGCCATTTTGAAAGACGCTGGGGTGAATAATCTGTCAGTCCAGGTGGAGAAGGAGGCATACTTCCAGCACATGTCTGGACTCAGCACAGGATTTCATGAAGTTCTGGCAATGACACAGCAGATGGAGTCTATGAAATACCTAAAAGATGGGACGTGTATCATGTAG